In one window of Tubulanus polymorphus chromosome 3, tnTubPoly1.2, whole genome shotgun sequence DNA:
- the LOC141902365 gene encoding uncharacterized protein LOC141902365 isoform X1 codes for MNHSYKAFVVLLLALVAELAIVSSSTSSEEISSPDDEELHRLESDLYRGYLDHMINEGQLDNDDGAIQITERRPSFIGKRSEDSIDKRRRPGFIGKRRKPSFIGKRVGVILGNYYGNRWSHSLTGRPAYLGKRPTPGFIGKRRPSFLGKRGSEDDDFLSVPQQTKNMFDAEENDYAKTAEAKRRKPGFIGKRSISQNRKVLLNAGKKKSM; via the exons ATGAATCACAGTTATAAAGCTTTTGTTGTACTGTTGCTGGCTTTAGTAGCTGAACTAGCAATCGTATCGTCGTCAACTTCGTCAGAAGAAATTTCGAGTCCCGACGATGAAGAACTTCACAGATTAGAATCCGATTTATACAGGGGATATTTAGACCACATGATCAACGAAGGCCAACTCGATAACGACG ATGGCGCTATCCAGATTACGGAACGAAGACCTAGTTTTATCGGCAAAAGAAGTGAAGACAGTATTGACAAACGTCGGAGGCCCGGCTTTATCGGCAAACGACGAAAACCTTCTTTCATAGGCAAACGGGTTGGCGTAATTCTGGGAAACTATTATGGAAATAGGTGGTCACATTCATTAACTGGGCGACCTGCTTATTTAGGAAAGCGTCCTACCCCTGGGTTTATCGGTAAAAGGAGGCCTTCATTCCTCGGCAAACGAGGGAGTGAAGACGATGATTTTTTGAGCGTGCCCCAACAAACAAAGAACATGTTTGATGCGGAAGAAAATGATTACGCCAAAACGGCCGAAGCCAAGCGACGAAAACCTGGTTTCATTGGCAAACGCTCTATTTCGCAAAATAGAAAAGTTCTGCTGAATGCCggaaagaaaaaatcaatgtAA